The following proteins are co-located in the Pyricularia oryzae 70-15 chromosome 1, whole genome shotgun sequence genome:
- a CDS encoding G2/mitotic-specific cyclin-B has product MPPARTARGQLVSNENDENAGSTRMTRTKAKAAALNVDELALPTKQLQTKKGVAGKPAPTTRTTRNALGDVSNVTKVDAGRKAVGGKAGAVAKAAAPAGVQKSSARTAPTRSALSSKPANVTNGNAEKQSGRGTLSKRKAPAQAAANNIKEESTLEGEPARKQARVAATAAVDTKRAAPAKELKCVEPELKPTREFIRDPRLLAGEVPPGVIDLSMDDYDDPLMVAEYAEEIFSYMLNLELSSMPNPNYMDHQDDVEWKTRGILIDWLIEVHTRFHLVPETLFLAVNIVDRFLSEKVVQLDRLQLVGITAMFIASKYEEVMSPHVTNFRHVTDDGFSESEILSAERFILSTLNYDLSYPNPMNFLRRVSKADNYDTPCRTIGKYLMEISLLDHRFLQYRPSLVAASAMALSRIILDRGEWDKTISYYSGYNEDDVEPVVNLMVDYLSRPVIHEAFFKKYASKKFFKASILSRNWVEENGYLFGIDQTDVAIDQL; this is encoded by the exons ATGCCCCCA GCCCGGACTGCGCGGGGACAGTTGGTCTCGAACGAGAACGATGAGAATGCAGGGTCAACACGCATGACAAGGACGAAGGCCAAAGCCGCCGCCCTCAATGTTGACGAGCTTGCACTTCCCACGAAGCAGTTGCAAACAAAGAAGGGGGTTGCTGGTAAACCCGCGCCGACGACAAGAACCACACGTAATGCTCTCGGAGATGTGAGCAATGTCACCAAGGTCGATGCTGGAAGGAAAGCAGTTGGAGGAAAAGCCGGTGCAGTCGCGAAGGCTGCCGCCCCAGCCGGGGTACAGAAGAGCAGCGCGCGTACGGCGCCGACCCGGAGTGCACTAAGCAGCAAGCCAGCCAACGTCACAAATGGAAACGCCGAGAAGCAGTCGGGTAGGGGCACACTCTCCAAGAGGAAAGCACCTGCCCAGGCCGCTGCAAACAATATCAAGGAGGAGTCCACACTAGAGGGAGAGCCGGCTCGCAAGCAAGCGCGCGTCGCCGCTACTGCTGCCGTCGACACGAAGCGAGCAGCTCCCGCGAAGGAGCTCAAGTGTGTCGAGCCTGAACTCAAACCTACCAGAGAGTTCATCCGTGACCCACGGCTTCTGGCAGGTGAAGTCCCTCCCGGCGTTATCGATCTTTCCATGGACGACTATGACGACCCTCTGATGGTGGCCGAGTACGCCGAGGAGATTTTCAGTTATATGTTGAATCTCGAGCTTAGCTCAATGCCCAACCCCAACTACATGGACCACCAGGACGACGTTGAGTGGAAGACACGAGGCATTCTCATCGATTGGCTGATTGAGGTGCACACTCGCTTCCATCTTGTGCCGGAAACCCTGTTCCTCGCTGTCAACATCGTCGACCGCTTCCTTTCTGAGAAGGTTGTGCAGCTAGACCGCCTGCAACTTGTTGGAATCACTGCCATGTTCATCGCTTCCAAGTACGAGGAAGTCATGTCACCCCACGTTACCAACTTCCGCCACGTTACCGACGACGGCTTTAGCGAGAGCGAGATTCTCAGCGCCGAGCGCTTTATCCTTTCGACCCTGAACTACGACCTGAGCTACCCCAACCCCATGAACTTCCTTCGTCGGGTATCCAAAGCAGACAACTATGACACTCCGTGCAGAACCATTGGCAAGTATCTCATGGAAATCAGCCTTCTCGATCATCGCTTCTTGCAGTACCGCCCCAGTCTTGTTGCCGCATCTGCTATGGCTCTCTCCCGTATTATTCTTGACCGCGGTGAATGG GACAAGACCATCTCATACTACTCGGGTTACAACGAggatgacgttgagcccgttGTAAACCTCATGGTTGATTACCTCTCTCGCCCCGTTATTCATGAGGCATTCTTCAAGAAATATGCCAGCAAGAAATTCTTCAAGG CATCCATCCTGTCACGCAACTGGGTCGAGGAGAATGGTTATCTCTTTGGCATTGACCAAACAGACGTAGCTATCGACCAGCTGTAG
- a CDS encoding 50S ribosomal protein L2: MLQPRLRPWALGGTLSACQTAMRQCLQRGYAMSVQTPPRIVTEPQPDGSVLTFQQEPGLSKAEPTSTLMRTYKPRTPGVRHLKRPINDHLWKGRPHLPLTIPKKGQSKGGRNNTGRITVRHRGGGAKRRIRTVDFDRKDPGPQLVERIEYDPGRSAHIALLTHQETGKKSYIVAAEGMRAGDILQSYRAGIPQELLDSMGGFIDPGILASKTAFRGNCLPVHLIPSQTMIYCVGSAPDRGAVFCRSAGTYAVIVAKDEEVKADGSRVMTGKYVTVRLQSGEIRRISKDACATVGRASNPMHQYRQLGKAGRSRWLNIRPTVRGVAMNSSDHPHGGGRGKSKGRRHPTSPWGTLAKGGFKTRRTNNPNRWVVVPRERNMGKRRAKKSSS; the protein is encoded by the exons ATGCTTCAACCAAGGTTGAGGCCGTGGGCCCTTGGTGGCACGCTGTCTGCTTGCCAGACAGCCATGCGCCAGTGTCTTCAGCGCGGCTACGCCATGTCGGTGCAGACGCCGCCGAGGATTGTCACCGAGCCGCAGCCGGACGGTTCAGTGCTTACTTTTCAGCAAGAGCCCGGCCTGAGCAAGGCGGAACCGACTTCAACACTGATGCGAACCTACAAGcctcgaacccccggtgtCCGTCACCTGAAGCGACCGATCAACGACCACCTCTGGAAGGGGCGCCCACATCTGCCACTCACCATACCCAAAAAGGGTCAGTCCAAGGGTGGTCGTAACAACACGGGTAGAATCACGGTCCGCCatcgtggtggtggtgccaaGAGGCGTATACGTACCGTGGACTTTGATCGCAAGGACCCGGGCCCCCAACTGGTCGAACGTATCGAGTACGATCCCGGTCGAAGCGCTCACATCGCCCTGTTGACTCACCAAGAGACCGGCAAGAAGTCGTACATTGTGGCCGCCGAGGGCATGCGCGCTGGTGACATCCTGCAAAGCTACCGTGCTGGTATTCCTCAGGAACTTTTGGACAGTATGGGTGGTTTCATCGACCCGGGTATTCTGGCGTCCAAGACGGCATTCCGCGGCAACTGCTTGCCTGTGCACCTTATCCCGTCCCAGACGATGATCTACTGTGTGGGATCAGCGCCGGATAGAGGGGCCGTTTTCTGTCGGAGTGCTGGCACTTACGCCGTTATCGTGGCCAAGGATGAGGAGGTCAAGGCCGACGGTTCCAGGGTCATGACGGGCAAGTATGTGACTGTTAGACTCCAGAGTGGCGAAATCCGCAGAATTAGCAAGGACGCGTGTGCTACCGTTGGTAGGGCAAGCAACCCGATGCACCAATATCGTCAACTTGGTAAAGCTGGAAGGAGTCGATGGTTGAACATTAGGCCGACGGTCCGTGGTGTTGCTATGAACTCTA GTGACCATCCTCACGGTGGTGGCCGTGGTAAATCTAAGGGTCGGAGGCACCCGACGAGTCCCTGGGGCACACTG